Below is a window of Gossypium hirsutum isolate 1008001.06 chromosome A12, Gossypium_hirsutum_v2.1, whole genome shotgun sequence DNA.
tttttttttcgttatGGGTTTATGACTAAAATTTCTAGTTTCCCTTTGACCTTTTGATGTGCTAATGATCTATGTCAGATGCACTGAAGATAGAGTGTTGGTGCTTTATGgttttggaaattttttaaattaatttttagaacAAAGTGTCATACCTGTATGAATGGTGAAGTGTCCAAGAGGTGCCAGACATGGGTATGTTGGGATAAAAAATAAACTGAGGACTCCATGTCACAAACACACACACACCCACACACACACGATTGACTGATAAATGCTACTGCCTGGCCATCTTTTTGTGTGATTCCTTAACGTGCCGGCCTGGAAGGCAAGCTTTATCCTTTTCCTCTTTGATCTCCCATGTCTATTTGAAGCTAATGTTTGAGCCAATCTTTGTAACTAAATTTCTTAATATCCCATGAAAACATGATTGTGTGAGATTTGTAGCCAGTGTCTGTAACCTATCATTATATTTGAATAAGGAAAGTGGGTAATCTGCTACCATGTTCATAAACCATTAGCTTCTTGGAAAAATATTGATTCCAACTAGAAAGAAAAATACTTATTTGATGTAATTAGTCTTCTAAGAAGTAACTCTCATTTCATATGCAGGTGTATTTTACAGTTTATGAGCAACTCAAAGGCCTACTCACTCCACATGGTTGGTTCTTGTAATTTCCTTAATAGTTCACGCTTGACGTGTGCTCTGCCAAATCCAGCTTCAGTTGTTTTAGTTTCTAGTAAAGTTATACATCGTGATTTTGCAGATAATAACAGTGCACAGCTCACAATTGGGGAAAATATGGTAGCTGCTGCCGGTGCTGGGGCTGCCACAGCCATCACAACAAATCCATTATGGGTTGTAAAGACAAGACTCCAAGTATGTACATTATTATGTATGGTGCATGATGTTTCTTCTAAATTATATCAGTGGTTTGCATCACATTTTATTTCTCTTTGCTTAAATCATGATAATTCACTTCTAAGTTCGTAATTACAATTAGTTATATGACCTTGATGTTGACGCATTCATACTCTTATAATTCAGATTTAAGTGGCTCTAGTTAGTACATAGCTTTGGTTATTGGTCTACATTCTTTTGTTACAACCAAATATGCTTCGATATGTTGTAGTCTTCTGGAGATACCCCAAACCAATGTAGTGACTAGGGTTTGGAGGATCAAACTCCTTACCAATGCTTTGACATAAGCATGGTCAAGCAGGCATTTTTTTGAACCATAAAAGTAATCCTTTTCCGGCAAGTGGATGAGAGTGATCAGTTGTTCTGATTTCATATCGGAGAATTTAACTTTCTTTCAAGTTTCAATGTTGAATAAAGCCTACTCTGATTTATTTTGCAAGTATATAGATTGTATCTGCAATAAAACCAAACTAGTAATTTATTTTCTATGATTTATGAAAAAGTGAAGACCGATCTGTTTTTGTGGTTTCTTTGTGAGTTAGGGCAATGTTATTTCACCTTTGCTTATTATACTCAGACATGTAATGCATGTTGCTTTTGCTAGCCATCTTTACATAGTTGTAATTGAAGGATATAATGAGACGAACTGTGAGAATGTTGGCTGCATTCAATCATATAGAGGTTTTTAATCCTCGTAAGGATTTTTGGGAAGTTCTGGTATAATTGTGATGTTGCCCTTTAATAGTGCATGTTGGAATAATACATAACATGCAGTAGGCCAATTTCAGCTGGCCTGGTAGTACCTTGGCCATTGGAATATACTGTAGTCATCGAGAGTTTGGAGATCCAATTGATTTTGACTGCTAATTAGTTTAATATCATATAATGTACTGACACGACATGGAAACCAAGTTTGCAAAAGGgtttattgttttatattttttcggTCTTAGGGCTTCATAATTAAACTTGGTTTCTTGTTTTTGCGTCAATCCTCTAATTATTACTTTCTAGGATATGACAACAATGTTACATTTGCTTGTTGAGCTTATGTGATATTCGTTGAAGTTTCCTCGGATGGTTTAAAAGTTACAAATTTCTGTGCAAACCTTCCTTCTTACCCAATCAAAGGTCATAAAGTGTTAAATGAGAAAGATACCACAAAAATTAGAAATGCTTGGTTTCAGAGTAATGTATATAAGTGCTGTTGGCAGATAATTAATCTGAATATCATATTTATTAGATATCATTGTGAATTTATAATTCTGGTTGTTTTGTATGCAttcattgttattctttttcattttggtcTTTGTTTAGACGCAGGGAATGAGGACTGGTGTGGTTCCCTATACTGGTGTACTTTCTGCTTTAAGAAGAATTGTACATGAAGAAGGCTTGCGAGGGCTGTACAGGTCGGTGATTGGGTTCCACTCTGTTTGGAATAATTTTCGAGCTTTCCATCAATTGCAATCTTAAAACAAATTTACATTTTCCATTTACCATTGGtgtcataaaattattttcatttgatttgaAACAGTGGAGTTTTGCCTTCCTTGGCTGGGATTAGTCATGTTGCAATTCAGTTTCCAGCATATGAAAAGATCAAATCATATATGGCAAAAAAGGGTAAATgagttcatttttttatttcttttttatataaattatttcgtTGGTGGTCCTgatcatattaattttttcaaatttctttattGTCAGGAAATACAACTGTTGATCGTCTAACTCCAAGTGATGTTGCAATTGCCTCATCCATATCAAAAGTGCTTGCCTCTATTATGACTTACCCACATgaggtgtgttttggttggtttttgATATATGTTGTTTCATGGATCATGTTGTGCttagtttgtgtttttattaTGATCAGGTAATTCGATCAAGGCTTCAAGAGCAAGGGCAGGCGAGGCACACTGAAGTCCAATATGCAGGGGTGGTTGATTGCATTAGAAAGGTTTTCCGGAAGGAAGGTGTTTCTGGCTTTTACCGTGGGTGTGCAACCAATCTCCTGAGAACAACACCATCAGCTGTCATTACATTTACCAGTTACGAGATGATACACCGATTTCTGCACCAGGTATTACCTCCTGAAAGGAAGAAATCTGAGGCTGGGCCTAGGTCTGATGGCCATGTGAACAATTCATGGCCAAATAAGAGAGCCAGTGCGGAAGAAAGTAAGATATCGCAAACTCACCCAAATAAGATTACACCTTAAAATCCCTGTTTGGTAGGGGAAGTCTTTACTGCTTTCTCCCCTGgtagaaaatttttcataaaagaaattgaaagcttGTTACTCAAatgttaaaattgaataaaagtgtttttttttaaaaagagtaaaataaaaaattgcttTATTTGTTAGTGTAAATGCTTAATTTAAAtgaggtcaagttgtaatatacgTTAATGTATACAAATACCTAAATAagctataaaatattaaatttacttgAATACCAAGTGTTAGCTTATTGATtggatgtttattttttttagaaataatttgaGTTCAAATCATCGTTgtaccaaaaatatatattaaattgactTCTTTAGTTATATAGACTTATCTTTATTATGTAAGATAACGgtttcaataattaaattaaaataagttgATTTGTTTCCATGCCATTTTTACATGCGGATAGAAATTTCTATATTAcctaatttagttatttttgtggtcgataataataagaaaaactcAGGACATATATTTTGATTAGCAAAAAGGAGAcatgaaaaattttgatttatacaAAAACAATATAATAAAGAAGGATATAGAAGTTGATGGCTTCGAAAAAGACATAGATGAATTAAAAGTTCTATATCTTATATATGTGggggaaaattgaaaaaaagaaagaaagaggatATGGTATGTGTATATAAGTGGATTGATTGAAGTAAGAATATAAATGGGATTAGAATTACCTTGGTAGGAAAATAATTGTAGCATTGATGCCTGTTAAAggtatgcatgggttgggtttgggCCAGgctcaattaaaaatttagactCGTTTGTTAGGCTTGGACCCGTCCCGGCctgaaaaataggcctaaaattttactcaagcccgatttggataaaaatgttaaaactcgggCCTGACCCgacccgcccatattaatttttatataatttttaaaaatatataatacatcaaaataaatatttctcaacaaattgaaaataaattttaaaaaatatgtgtacttaaataatactaagatagatTCAACTTAACAATCAAATGCCtctacaataataataaaattaacaaatgtctttaaaataataacaaaattaacaataaaataaattttatacaatatccaaacaataataacaaaatagtagcaatataatagtaaaatggtagcaaaattgagataaaacaataagaaaataatattaaaaatatttttttgtcctttattAAATTCGGGTCAGACCGGACCGGGCTCAGGCTAAAAATGCCTTACTTGAGGCTCGGCCTATTTTttaaatgggccttatttttttctaaatctaTTTTTctggcctatatttttacctaaacccttCTACATTTAAGACAGACCTTCGAGTCGGACTGAACGACcgacccatgaacaggtctaatGCCAGTAACATGAGAAAGGTCATGCCATGATCTACCACCTGAATTGAAAAGCCCTCACCATAATTATTTCCTCTCATTTCCTTCATCTAAGATGAAATTGGATATGAGATTAATAGTAATGAGatttatcaatattattataCGTTTTGCTTGACCTATACTCACGAGCATAAGGATAATAACTATTTAAGTAAACTAATATCTTGAAAGAGAAAAAGGCAGTAAAAAGGCGTAAGGAAGAAAACATGTCCACTCCCTGAGCTGAGAAagatgaataaataataaaaggaacAATTTGATATATTTACATAACCTTCAATGTTTAGTGTAACTTCAACATTTTGctagctttttctttttcccaCCATACAATAAAACCTCCCCACTAATAAGGGAGCCTTAATTTTTGGCTTTTTTATTTCAACTCTTTTGTCGTTGCCTTTTGCGTATGCGGATTTTTTTAGTAATAATTTATTtgtctttttaattaaaaattttattttaactcttcatttaaattttttttaaaatagaaaaattaatttttttaaactttactGATTTTGCATACATGTACATTGCAATATGAATtacatgtcaacatttaattaattttttaaaatttaaaaattttaaaaaatataaaaatattttaaaaaattaaaaaaattattaaaattattataaaattataaattttttttaatatttttcaaaattttaaaaattaattaaatgatgatgtGTCATTTACGCGGCAATCCATGTGTATGCCTTGTTaacaaagttaataaaaattaactttttcatctattttgaagtgatttaacaaaaaaaattataaatttaaaaacgaaaagaaacgaaaaattattacacctttttttttttttcgtttgtAAAGCTTGCTTCCATCTATTTTGCTGTTTAAACccaattcttttattaaccaagtTGATAAAATTGCAGAGGTAGCTACTACTAAATGGGAACATAGTAACACTCTACTCCAAgttattcattaataaaattcTAAACTTTGTTGGGTTAAAACGGGTTAAATTTACTTTGCTTTTTCAGTAGCGTATTTAAAAAGTTGACAAGGACTTCAgtccccttaaaatgaaaaattatttatttaaaccttttaaaaaatttaaaatttaaaatcattaaaggtaATTTTAGTATTGGCATATAATTAATTTGAACATCATATTTATTAGATATCATTGTGAATTTATAATTCCGGTTGTTTTGCATGCAttcattgttattctttttcattttggtcTTTGTTTAGACGCAGGGAATGAGGACCGATGCGGTTCGCTATACTGGTGTACTTTATGCTTTAAGAAGAATTGCACGTGAAGAAGGATTGCGAGGGCTATACAGGTTAGTGATTGGGTTCCACTCTGTTTGGAATAATTTTCAAGCTTCTTTCCATCAATTGCAATCTTAAAACAAGTTTACATTTTCCATTTACCATTGGtgtcataaaattattttcatttgatttgaAATAGTGGAGTTTTGCCTTCCTTAATTGGGATTAGTCATGTTACGGTTCAGTTTCcgatatatgaaaatataaaaatcatataagtcaaaaaaaaaaaaaagggtaaatgagttcatttttttatttctcttttatgtaaattattttattggtGGTCCTGATCATATTATGttttccaaatttctttattGTCAGGAAATACAACTGTTGATCGTCTAGGTCCAAGCAATGTTGCAATCGCCTCATCAATATCAAAAGTGCTTGCCTCTCTATTATGACTTACTCACATTAGGTGTGTTTTGGTTGCCCTCAGCACAATtccttcttttcatttcctcCATCTCAGATCAAATTGGGTATGAAATTGATAGTTAAgagataaaaaaagaaagaatttatgatatattattaGACCCAGAAAAATTTAACTCCAAACTATTATCAAATACCTTAAACGAATCAGATTGTCACCTTAAGTACTTAAGTAGAAATTTCCATGTCATATTTACACATGGATAGAAATTTTTATATTACCTAATTTAGTTTTTGTTGTAGTCGATAATAACAAGAAAAACTTAGGATAGATATTTTGATAAGCAGAAAAAGAGACacaaaatattttgatatatacaAAAACGACATGATAAAGAAGGATATAAAAATTCATGGCTTCTGAAAGGACACTGATGAATCAAAAGTTTTATATCTTATGggggaaaattgaaaaaaaaaagataaaagagagaggaggatatgata
It encodes the following:
- the LOC107927297 gene encoding nicotinamide adenine dinucleotide transporter 1, chloroplastic, whose translation is MGSDGGGQSSHPLKITVRELICHACAGATAGAIAATFVCPLDVIKTRLQVHGLPTASKTGVRDSVIITSLQHIIKTEGLKGLYRGLSPTIIALLPNWAVYFTVYEQLKGLLTPHDNNSAQLTIGENMVAAAGAGAATAITTNPLWVVKTRLQTQGMRTGVVPYTGVLSALRRIVHEEGLRGLYSGVLPSLAGISHVAIQFPAYEKIKSYMAKKGNTTVDRLTPSDVAIASSISKVLASIMTYPHEVIRSRLQEQGQARHTEVQYAGVVDCIRKVFRKEGVSGFYRGCATNLLRTTPSAVITFTSYEMIHRFLHQVLPPERKKSEAGPRSDGHVNNSWPNKRASAEESKISQTHPNKITP